The sequence TAGACTTTGAACTTTAGACTTTGAACTTTAGACTTTAGACTTTAGACTTTAGACTTTGAACTTTAGACTTTGAACTTTAGACTTTGAACTTTAGACTTTGAACTTTAGACTTTGAACTTTAGACTTTGAACTTTAGACTTTGAACTTTAGACTTTAGACTTTAAACTTTAAATGTTATCATCGATAACTTACAAAGCTAATCAATACAAAAAAAAACGGAAGAGTTTTAAACTTTTCCGTTTTTTCTTAACCCTCTCTAACAACGAGTCTGAATCCCTCACCGTGTATATTTATTATCTCCACATCTGCATCACCCTGCAAATACTTTCTGAGCTTTGCAACATAAACATCCATACTTCTCGACGTAAAATAATTATCATCTTTCCAGATACGGGTAAGAGCTAATTCTCTTGGCATTAAATCGTTCAAATAAATACACATCAGTTTTAAAAGTGCATTTTCTTTTGGTGACAGTTTTTTTGTTTCACCGTCGAGCGTTAAAAACCTCAACTTGGAATTAAAATCATATTTCCCGATCTTAAATTCAAACTGCTGATATTTATTATCATCATTTTCATTTTTCCGGTGTAAAATTGCTTTTATCTTATAGAGCAACACCTCCGAATCGAAAGGTTTATTTAGATAGTCATCAGCTCCAACCTGATAGCCTTTCACTACATCTTCCTTCATAGACTTTGCAGTAAGAAAAATGATAGGCATATTAGGACTCAGTTCTTTTATTTCTTTTGCAAGTGTAAAACCATCCTTATATGGCATCATGACATCAAGTATTGCCAAATCGTGCTCTCCGTTTTTGAATTTCACCAAGCCATCATTTCCGTCCACCGCATGAGTAACTTCATAATCATTGAGAATTAGATAATCCTTAAGAACTGTTCCGAAGTTAGGATCATCTTCTACTAACAGCAGCCTGCTTTTTTTATTCATAATTAAATTTTTTCAATTATAACTAATCTAATAATGCTACCGATAAATGGTATATTAAATATTTCACTTAAGGTTTTTGATGAAACTAGCATGACAAAATTTCAACAAATTTGCCCCACAGGGCTATTATAAAAATTTTGTTTTGCGAACACCATCTGACAAAAACATAAAAATTATTAACAGATGAATAAATATAAGCTAAATAATAATATTATTTCAATTATAGGCGAAATATTAGACAAGACAACCTTTATTTTTTCTCTTCTCCATATAAAGGTATACTCACACTAAAAACACTCCCCTTTCCTTTTTCACTTTCCACACTTACTGTACCGTCATGAGCTTCTACTATTTGCTTCACATAAGCCAAACCTAATCCCTGCCCTTTAATATTATGGACATTTCCTCTTGATACCCTAAAAAACTTATTAAAAATTTTACTTTGTGCCGACTTACCAATTCCAATCCCTTTGTCGCTTACCTCAACTATAATATTATTTCCTGC is a genomic window of Bacteroidota bacterium containing:
- a CDS encoding response regulator transcription factor, with the translated sequence MNKKSRLLLVEDDPNFGTVLKDYLILNDYEVTHAVDGNDGLVKFKNGEHDLAILDVMMPYKDGFTLAKEIKELSPNMPIIFLTAKSMKEDVVKGYQVGADDYLNKPFDSEVLLYKIKAILHRKNENDDNKYQQFEFKIGKYDFNSKLRFLTLDGETKKLSPKENALLKLMCIYLNDLMPRELALTRIWKDDNYFTSRSMDVYVAKLRKYLQGDADVEIINIHGEGFRLVVREG